From the Verrucomicrobiota bacterium genome, the window AGAACCGCCCACACGATTCGCCAGGTGGTCCAATCAGATTTGTTCGCTGTCCTCATGACTTCCTCACGCGGCATTGACCCGCACAGTTTCCACCACGTTCCGCATGTAGCCCGCCGGATTCCACAACGGCTCCAGCGGTTGCGACTGGCCGATGCGGTTGGTCGCCTTCACCTTCAAGGCAACGGCACCGGCGCTTTTCGGCGTGAAGGGAATTTGCCATTCGCAGAATGAATACTTCCCCAAATCATTGCCGAGGTTCGTTTCGCGCCACGTCTGGCCGCCGTCGGCGGAAAACAAGACCTCCCGGATGCCATAACCGCCATCAAACGCGATGCCCTTTACAGTCAACCGTTCACCTATTTTGACTTGCTCGCCGTCCATCAAACTCGTGATGAACGAACGGACGTTGAGACGGTTGATCGGAATTGTTGTCTTTGGCGTCGTGCCCGGTTCGACGCACGCGCATGAATTTGCCGGAATCCGATACGCCGGATTCATCCAAAAGCCGCCGAACTCCTCGTCGATCACGGTGATTTCATTCACATGCTTGACCCAATAAGTTCCGTAATGACCGGGAACGACGAGGCGCAAGGGCAAACCGTTGAGCACCGGCAACTCCTCGCCATTCATCTCATACGCCAGCATGACTTCGCCGTCGAGCGCGTGATCAATGTCGAGGGCCTTGATGAAGTCGGGCGTTTTGGGAACCAGCGGCAAGTCCAGTCCGTTAAAGGTCACCTGCCGCGCTCCGGCTGCGACGCCGGCTTTCTCCAACACGTCTTTAAGCCGGACCCCCTTCCACCTTGCGTTGCCCATGGCGCCATTGCCCATCTGGCCGCCGCCCACGCGCGGTTGAAAAAAGCCACGCCCATTGCCGGAACATTGATTGACCGCCACGATTTCAACCGGCTCAAAGTGCGATTTCAAATCCGCAATGGAGAAAGCTCCGGGCGATTTCACTTTGCCCGCAATGGTGACGCGAAATGTTTCCGCGTCCAGATTGGCCGGCGGTGACAACGTGAGATGATAGCGCACGAAAAACGCATCGTTCGGGGTGAGGATGCTTTCGTTGAAAACGGAAAACGGCGTTTCCAGTTGTGGCGGTCGCGTCGTGATGCGGATCAACGGCCGCTTCTGCGGATACTTGACGAGAGGCCGCGCCCCATTTTCAAACGGCAGTGTGACGGTGTCGTCCGCAGACGACCTGAGCGGCGGGCCGACCAAAACGCCAGCGAGGCCAAACAAACCCGCCTCCCGCAAAAACTGGCGGCGATCAAGATTGCGTTGAACCAGCATATCATCCCGGGTCATCGCGACAATTTTGCTTGTCGGGCCAACGCGGGTCAATATTGGAATCCACGGCCGAGCCAGACAAGCTGAAGCTTGAACTCCCGCAGGCGCGCCTGGGTTGGAGTTCAACCTTCAGGTTGCTCCGGGCTGACACGAGCACCACGCGGCACATTTGGAGTCTCCAATCAGCCATACCGGACCTCAAGCCCAGTAATGATAATTCACGTCCGGAAAAATATTATCCAGCCACTCAAACTTCTGGAGCCAGGTTTCATTCACGCGCGTGGTCGTAAGTTGTTCGTGCAATGCGATGAAGCGGAGCAAATGGTCTTTGACCCGTCTCTTCGCGTAATCCGGGCTGGTGCCGGTGCGGAGAATGAACGGCCAATCGCTGGCCTGCGCGAGTAATAGCTCGCGGGCCGCTTGTTTCAGAGCGCGCTCTTTGAGTCCATCAGCGCGGGGAAAACGCCGCACCAGGTCGGTCATCCGTTCCTGTGCGATGTGGAGATGGGGCTGAATCCATTGGTTGGTTTCGTTCAGCCAGACATTCCAGTAACCTTCCGCGCCCCAGCTCGACGCGCTGGGCGCGGCGACTTGCTGGGTCGGATGCAGGCGCAGATACTCCCGCGGAGTGATCAGTGAAAAGACCTTCTGATCGTAGTAAGCCTTCCGCACGAAGTAATCGAGAAACTCCGGTCCTTCGTACCACCAATGACCGAACAGTTCCGCGTCATACGGCGACAGCACCAGCGGCGGACGATCCATGATGCCGGCTAGTTTCTGGATTTGCCCGACACGTTCGCTAAGGAAATGTCCGGCGTGATCGGCTGCAACCTGCACGGCCATGCCGCGGTTATAGATTAGCTTCTCGCCCGCGCTGCCGGTGATGCGGTGATACTTGATGCCGGTGAATCCGCGTTGATCCGGCGCCGGCAAGTGTGGCCTCACGTAATCAAAATCGAGATCGAAACCGATGTCGCGGTAGAAATCGCGATAGCGGACGTCGCCGGGATAGCCTTCGTGCTTGCTCCAGACCTGCCGGGCGGAATCGAGATCGCGCCCGAATGCCGCGATGCCGTTGGGTGTGTAGATCGGCGCGAACACGCCGTAGCGCGGACGTGGACGTGCGTGCAGGATGCCGTGCGTGTCCGTGACGAACCAGCGGATGTTCGCTTCCTGAAGGATTTTCTCCACACCCTCCGCGTAGGCACATTCCGGCAGCCAGATGCCGGACGGATCGCAGTCGAAACAGCTCCGGTAGTGATCGCGAGCGACGAGGATTTGCGCGCGCAACGACGCGGGCTGGCTGGCCAGCAACGGCAGCAGCGCGTGAGTCGCGGCGCAAGTGATGATCTCCAGTCTGCCCTGTTCCTGAAACTTCCGGAAGGCGCCGACCACATTGCGGCCGTACGCGAAGTAGGTGTTTCGAATGGTCGTGAAGCGATGATGATACATCCAGGCCAGTTCATGATAAGCCCGGTCCCAATGCGTGCGATGAATTTCCTTCTCGGCCAGTTCAATCAAGCCCTCGAGGTGACGCTGATAACGATCCTGAAGCAGTGGGTCGAGCAACATCGAACAAAGCGTGGGCGAAAGCGAGAGCGTCAGGCGCGTTTCCATGCCATCGCGCAACCAGCCCTCCATGACCTGGATGAGTGGCAGGTAGGTTTCGGTGATCGCTTCAAAGAGCCAGTTCTCCTCCAGAAACTTTTCGTGCTCCGGATGCCGGACAAACGGCAGGTGCGCGTGCAACACAAGTGCGAAGTAACCTTGCATGAGGAAACTTTAGAAGACGACCGTCAAGTCGTGCAAGCGTGCCGAAGAAACTTTGCGCGCAACGGAGGGTTGGTGCTCGCCGCGGCAAAGTTCACTCATCAAAATCCTGGGTCAGGCGGGCGGCAATCGCCGGGCTTTTAATCAAGATCACCAAACCGATTACAACGGGAACACCGGACAGCAGACAACGCATCACTTGCCAATCGGCTTTATGGAGAAAATGTTTGAGGACGTAAACCCCCAGATCGA encodes:
- a CDS encoding molybdopterin-dependent oxidoreductase, which gives rise to MLVQRNLDRRQFLREAGLFGLAGVLVGPPLRSSADDTVTLPFENGARPLVKYPQKRPLIRITTRPPQLETPFSVFNESILTPNDAFFVRYHLTLSPPANLDAETFRVTIAGKVKSPGAFSIADLKSHFEPVEIVAVNQCSGNGRGFFQPRVGGGQMGNGAMGNARWKGVRLKDVLEKAGVAAGARQVTFNGLDLPLVPKTPDFIKALDIDHALDGEVMLAYEMNGEELPVLNGLPLRLVVPGHYGTYWVKHVNEITVIDEEFGGFWMNPAYRIPANSCACVEPGTTPKTTIPINRLNVRSFITSLMDGEQVKIGERLTVKGIAFDGGYGIREVLFSADGGQTWRETNLGNDLGKYSFCEWQIPFTPKSAGAVALKVKATNRIGQSQPLEPLWNPAGYMRNVVETVRVNAA
- a CDS encoding DUF1957 domain-containing protein, translated to MQGYFALVLHAHLPFVRHPEHEKFLEENWLFEAITETYLPLIQVMEGWLRDGMETRLTLSLSPTLCSMLLDPLLQDRYQRHLEGLIELAEKEIHRTHWDRAYHELAWMYHHRFTTIRNTYFAYGRNVVGAFRKFQEQGRLEIITCAATHALLPLLASQPASLRAQILVARDHYRSCFDCDPSGIWLPECAYAEGVEKILQEANIRWFVTDTHGILHARPRPRYGVFAPIYTPNGIAAFGRDLDSARQVWSKHEGYPGDVRYRDFYRDIGFDLDFDYVRPHLPAPDQRGFTGIKYHRITGSAGEKLIYNRGMAVQVAADHAGHFLSERVGQIQKLAGIMDRPPLVLSPYDAELFGHWWYEGPEFLDYFVRKAYYDQKVFSLITPREYLRLHPTQQVAAPSASSWGAEGYWNVWLNETNQWIQPHLHIAQERMTDLVRRFPRADGLKERALKQAARELLLAQASDWPFILRTGTSPDYAKRRVKDHLLRFIALHEQLTTTRVNETWLQKFEWLDNIFPDVNYHYWA